A stretch of Bradyrhizobium sp. CCBAU 53338 DNA encodes these proteins:
- a CDS encoding Ku protein, protein MAPRANWKGFLRLSLVTCPVALYPATSESEKISFNQLNRQTGHRIKYLKVDADTGDEVPTEDIVKGYKVDTDTFIEVTKEELENVALESTRTIEIDEFVDRQEIDPRYLIRPYYLRPDGKVGHDAFAVIRETIREMDKVAIGRVVLTNREHIIALEPMEKGLVGTLLRYPYEVRDPQEYLDEIQEVKVTKDMLDLAKHIVNQKSGRFEPERFEDQYETALIDLINQKRSGKPIVPKERPAASNVVDLMEALRRSVGDASTETKPSKSAKKRRRAAEGQKEMLMPIAGKKPAKQAAPKKSAPRSQRRSA, encoded by the coding sequence ATGGCCCCTCGAGCCAACTGGAAAGGCTTTCTCCGGCTGTCGCTCGTGACCTGCCCGGTGGCGCTCTATCCGGCGACGTCCGAGTCCGAGAAAATCAGCTTCAATCAGCTCAACCGCCAGACGGGGCATCGCATCAAGTACCTGAAGGTGGATGCCGATACCGGCGATGAGGTGCCCACCGAGGACATCGTCAAGGGCTATAAGGTCGACACGGACACGTTCATCGAGGTCACCAAGGAGGAACTCGAGAACGTCGCGCTGGAGAGCACGCGTACCATCGAGATCGACGAGTTCGTCGACCGGCAGGAGATCGATCCACGCTACCTGATCCGGCCGTACTACCTGCGTCCGGACGGAAAAGTCGGGCATGACGCCTTCGCCGTAATTCGCGAGACCATCCGGGAGATGGATAAGGTCGCGATTGGGCGGGTCGTGCTCACCAACCGCGAGCACATCATCGCGCTCGAGCCGATGGAAAAGGGCCTCGTCGGTACGTTGTTGCGCTATCCCTACGAGGTCCGGGACCCGCAGGAATACCTTGACGAGATTCAAGAAGTGAAGGTCACGAAGGATATGCTGGACTTGGCCAAGCACATCGTGAACCAGAAGTCCGGTCGCTTCGAACCCGAGAGATTCGAAGACCAGTACGAGACCGCTTTGATCGACCTAATCAATCAGAAGCGCTCCGGCAAGCCGATCGTGCCGAAGGAGCGGCCGGCCGCGAGCAACGTCGTCGATCTGATGGAGGCGCTGCGCCGGAGCGTCGGCGATGCCTCCACCGAGACCAAACCTTCGAAGTCGGCCAAGAAGAGAAGGAGGGCGGCCGAAGGGCAGAAGGAGATGCTGATGCCGATCGCCGGTAAGAAACCGGCCAAACAGGCGGCGCCGAAGAAGTCGGCCCCCAGGTCGCAACGAAGGTCCGCCTGA
- the ligD gene encoding non-homologous end-joining DNA ligase, whose amino-acid sequence MAFQRKKPEPIGVKTPFPGFVEPALATFADKVPSGARWIHEIKFDGYRVQVHLANDGVKIFTRRGHDWTHRFKKVAADAWHVKAGSAIIDGEIVVPAVNGTSDFAELIKELKGSSTKIVLVAFDLLYLNGRDLRKLPLLRRKAELKKIVSGTEIQFSESFEIEGRAMFAHACKIGLEGVVSKVKESVYAGGRGNNWVKKTCAQRETLTIAGFALDEGKWDGIYLGRRKGDDLIYAGKVDHGFDKVSAADLQKRLKPLIRRTQPYAKRISHKGIWVEPKLLAEIEYRTKSAEGKVRHAFFKGLRKDI is encoded by the coding sequence GTGGCGTTTCAGCGCAAAAAACCGGAGCCGATTGGCGTCAAAACTCCCTTCCCCGGCTTCGTCGAACCGGCACTTGCGACCTTTGCCGATAAGGTCCCGTCGGGAGCCAGATGGATTCATGAAATCAAGTTCGATGGTTATCGCGTCCAAGTCCATCTCGCGAATGACGGCGTCAAGATCTTCACCCGCCGAGGACACGACTGGACGCATCGCTTCAAAAAGGTCGCTGCCGACGCCTGGCATGTGAAGGCAGGCTCCGCCATCATCGATGGCGAGATCGTGGTGCCCGCGGTCAACGGTACTAGCGACTTCGCCGAGCTCATCAAGGAGCTCAAGGGCAGCTCGACCAAGATCGTCCTAGTTGCGTTCGACCTGCTGTACCTGAACGGCCGAGACTTGAGGAAGCTGCCGTTGCTGCGACGCAAGGCCGAACTCAAGAAGATCGTTTCCGGTACGGAAATACAATTCAGCGAAAGTTTTGAGATCGAGGGTCGCGCGATGTTTGCGCACGCCTGCAAGATCGGACTCGAAGGCGTCGTCTCGAAAGTCAAGGAAAGTGTTTATGCCGGTGGCCGCGGAAACAACTGGGTCAAGAAAACCTGCGCGCAGCGGGAGACCCTGACGATCGCAGGATTCGCTCTCGACGAAGGCAAATGGGACGGCATCTATCTCGGTCGCCGCAAGGGCGACGACCTCATCTATGCAGGCAAGGTGGACCATGGCTTCGACAAAGTATCGGCCGCCGATCTGCAGAAGCGCTTGAAGCCTCTTATCCGAAGAACGCAGCCCTATGCAAAGCGCATCTCGCACAAGGGCATTTGGGTCGAGCCCAAGCTTCTCGCCGAAATCGAGTACCGGACGAAGTCGGCAGAAGGCAAGGTCAGGCACGCGTTCTTCAAGGGGCTGAGAAAGGATATCTGA
- a CDS encoding DUF3606 domain-containing protein: MAAAKKKTARGRTQDRARVARGQDYEVRYEAKKTGRSASAVKKTVKKVGNSRKKVEKKLGRGKRA, encoded by the coding sequence ATGGCGGCAGCGAAGAAGAAAACGGCACGTGGACGCACGCAGGATCGGGCGCGGGTCGCGCGAGGTCAGGACTACGAAGTGCGCTACGAGGCAAAGAAGACGGGACGATCGGCTTCCGCGGTGAAGAAGACTGTCAAAAAGGTCGGCAACAGCCGCAAGAAGGTCGAGAAGAAGCTCGGGCGTGGAAAGCGCGCTTGA
- the dinB gene encoding DNA polymerase IV, translated as MNASDQEQAAVETTTRKIIHIDMDAFYASVEQRDNPELRGKPVAVGGSAQRGVVVAASYEARKFGVRSAMPSVTAKRQCPDLIFVKSRFEVYKAISRQIRDIFAEHTPIIEPLSLDEAYLDVTENLQGIALARDVALRIREKIKAETGLNASAGISYNKFLAKLASDHRKPNGQFVISPETGAAFVETLPVGKFHGIGPATSAKFNALGIFTGLDIRNQDLAFLQHHFGKSGAYYYWISRGVDHRPVRANRIRKSVGAENTFSSDLAEFDALVAELQPLVDKVWRHCEATGNRGRTVTLKVKFFDFEIITRARSVSVQVASRADLEGLAVALLQAEMPLPKAVRLLGVSLSSLQAEDRTEPQLDLPI; from the coding sequence ATGAACGCATCGGATCAGGAGCAGGCTGCCGTTGAGACGACCACGCGCAAGATCATCCATATCGACATGGATGCCTTCTATGCGTCGGTCGAGCAGCGCGACAATCCGGAGCTCCGCGGCAAGCCCGTGGCGGTCGGCGGGTCCGCGCAACGCGGCGTCGTCGTAGCGGCGAGTTACGAGGCTCGAAAATTCGGCGTGCGCTCGGCAATGCCGTCCGTCACCGCTAAGCGGCAGTGCCCGGACCTGATCTTCGTGAAATCGCGCTTCGAGGTCTACAAGGCGATCAGCCGGCAGATACGAGATATCTTCGCGGAGCACACGCCTATCATCGAGCCGCTTTCGCTGGACGAGGCCTACCTCGACGTCACCGAGAACCTGCAAGGCATCGCCCTCGCCCGCGACGTCGCGCTGCGAATACGCGAAAAGATCAAAGCGGAGACCGGCCTCAATGCTTCGGCCGGCATCAGCTATAACAAGTTTCTTGCGAAGCTCGCATCCGACCACAGAAAGCCCAACGGCCAGTTCGTCATCTCTCCGGAAACCGGTGCCGCATTCGTCGAAACTCTGCCGGTCGGCAAATTCCATGGCATCGGTCCGGCGACGAGCGCGAAGTTCAACGCATTGGGGATCTTCACCGGGCTCGACATTCGAAACCAGGACCTCGCATTCCTGCAGCACCACTTCGGCAAGTCGGGCGCCTACTACTACTGGATTTCGCGCGGCGTGGATCACCGCCCGGTACGGGCCAACCGGATCCGGAAGTCCGTGGGCGCGGAGAATACTTTCTCAAGCGATCTTGCCGAGTTCGACGCTTTGGTGGCGGAGCTTCAGCCGCTCGTCGACAAGGTCTGGCGCCACTGCGAGGCAACGGGTAACCGAGGCCGGACGGTAACGTTGAAGGTGAAGTTCTTCGATTTCGAGATCATCACGCGCGCCCGTTCCGTCTCGGTCCAGGTGGCCAGCCGAGCCGACCTGGAAGGCCTGGCAGTCGCTCTGCTGCAGGCCGAGATGCCGCTGCCGAAGGCCGTCCGGCTGCTGGGGGTGTCGCTGTCGTCCCTGCAGGCCGAAGACCGAACCGAGCCTCAACTCGATCTGCCGATCTGA
- a CDS encoding exonuclease domain-containing protein: MAKLPTLQTFYYLDHFAEMLEFVRKTYASILTADHHAFLACFDRMSRDARCLLIRMVNRRGAIFNRSLFNYPEITDIERAATELMSVGHTRSLGEADYAAFVARLPKDVLVTGAQAAGRGDVRKSWAKSKFVDYYLEQIPFSVAAQHCGAHKFIALDGTRPIEFLLYLYFGKTEVDLKNFALRDLGILRTNRETSFSARFTDGDEALSCFHHSQILDRLEVKSDAVYRQAAIDILAGPICGTDYAADLRSRAAHQTGLFFERAGEGGLARQLYRAGSSPDCNERLARLLYNEGDRVEAEELLQRMIDDPASDGEHLFATDFYARKFGGRRTGLYTELLRSGRVITVDDTHRGNPEAGVAGVLRREGATVFHTENVLWHTLFGLLFWDELFERSQLPSGFDWLPQCLRDRSFCRLFAPSIEEKLEAIGSGRALPTLLRTVAQHWGRPNGIFAWDHVQVEALRALLEGADQIGVAQIVRTMCEDFGGMRDGFPDLMVVRDGKVSFMEIKAEGDVIRRNQLTRLHQLGAAGLLAEIGRVDYRFDPEQDYVVVDIETTGAWSNGDRITEIGAVKVRNHQVVDEWHSLINPQRPIPGKIVQLTGITHEMVRDAPVFAEVADSFLHFMGDGIFVAHNVNFDYGFIAYEYERLERRFRFPKLCTCAGMRRRYPGHKSYGLGKLCEIYGIELDNHHRALCDARASVHLLNLINRKRDEEVAPNAEAA, translated from the coding sequence GTGGCCAAGCTTCCGACATTGCAGACATTTTATTATCTCGACCATTTCGCCGAGATGCTGGAATTCGTCCGGAAGACTTACGCCTCGATCCTTACCGCGGATCATCACGCGTTCCTCGCCTGCTTCGACCGCATGTCGAGAGACGCTCGCTGCCTGTTGATCCGGATGGTCAACCGGCGTGGCGCGATCTTCAACCGGTCGCTATTCAATTATCCCGAGATAACGGACATCGAACGAGCGGCCACCGAATTGATGTCCGTCGGGCACACTCGATCTCTCGGCGAAGCCGACTACGCGGCCTTCGTCGCCCGCCTTCCCAAGGACGTTTTGGTGACGGGAGCGCAGGCGGCAGGGCGGGGCGACGTCCGAAAGTCGTGGGCGAAGTCCAAGTTCGTCGACTATTATCTCGAGCAGATCCCTTTCTCGGTGGCCGCTCAGCACTGCGGCGCCCACAAGTTCATCGCCCTCGACGGCACGCGGCCGATCGAGTTCCTGCTCTATCTCTATTTCGGCAAGACCGAGGTAGATCTGAAGAACTTCGCCCTTCGCGACCTCGGTATTCTTCGGACCAACCGGGAAACGTCGTTCAGCGCACGGTTCACAGACGGCGACGAGGCGCTGTCGTGTTTTCACCACAGCCAGATCCTCGATCGTCTCGAGGTCAAATCGGACGCCGTCTACCGGCAGGCAGCCATCGACATTCTTGCAGGCCCTATCTGCGGGACGGATTACGCCGCCGATCTCCGCAGCCGCGCCGCGCATCAGACCGGCCTGTTCTTCGAACGGGCCGGTGAGGGCGGTCTCGCCCGGCAGCTTTACCGCGCGGGCTCCTCGCCCGACTGCAACGAGCGCTTGGCTCGCCTGCTCTACAATGAAGGCGACCGCGTCGAAGCCGAGGAGTTACTGCAGCGGATGATAGACGACCCCGCAAGCGACGGGGAGCATCTCTTCGCGACCGATTTCTACGCGCGAAAATTCGGGGGGCGACGCACCGGGCTCTACACCGAACTGCTTCGGTCCGGCCGCGTCATCACGGTCGACGACACTCATCGCGGCAATCCCGAAGCGGGCGTGGCCGGCGTATTGCGGCGGGAAGGCGCCACAGTCTTCCATACGGAGAACGTGCTGTGGCACACGCTGTTCGGCCTCTTGTTCTGGGACGAGCTCTTCGAGCGCTCGCAGCTTCCCAGCGGCTTCGATTGGTTGCCGCAGTGCCTGAGGGACCGCAGCTTCTGCCGGCTTTTCGCGCCATCGATCGAGGAGAAGCTCGAAGCCATCGGATCCGGACGCGCTCTCCCGACGCTGCTGCGCACCGTCGCGCAGCACTGGGGGCGGCCCAACGGGATATTCGCCTGGGATCATGTGCAAGTCGAGGCCTTGCGAGCACTACTTGAGGGGGCCGATCAGATCGGCGTCGCGCAGATCGTCCGCACGATGTGCGAGGATTTCGGCGGCATGCGGGATGGTTTCCCCGACCTGATGGTGGTGCGCGACGGCAAAGTCTCCTTCATGGAGATCAAGGCGGAAGGCGATGTCATCCGGCGCAATCAGCTGACCCGCCTCCACCAGCTCGGCGCCGCAGGGCTCCTCGCCGAGATCGGGCGCGTCGATTATCGCTTCGATCCCGAGCAGGATTACGTCGTGGTCGACATCGAGACCACCGGCGCCTGGTCGAACGGCGACCGCATCACCGAGATCGGCGCCGTCAAAGTCCGCAATCATCAGGTCGTGGACGAATGGCACAGTCTGATAAATCCGCAGCGGCCGATCCCGGGGAAGATCGTTCAACTCACGGGCATCACGCACGAGATGGTTCGCGATGCCCCGGTGTTCGCGGAAGTGGCCGATAGCTTTCTGCATTTCATGGGCGATGGCATCTTCGTCGCTCACAATGTGAATTTCGACTACGGTTTCATCGCCTACGAGTATGAACGGCTGGAACGTCGCTTCCGATTTCCGAAACTCTGTACGTGCGCCGGTATGCGGCGGCGCTACCCGGGACATAAGTCCTACGGCCTCGGAAAACTCTGCGAGATCTACGGGATAGAGCTCGACAATCATCATCGGGCGCTCTGCGACGCACGAGCTTCCGTTCACCTGCTCAACCTCATCAACCGGAAACGCGACGAAGAGGTCGCGCCGAACGCAGAGGCTGCCTAA
- a CDS encoding DEAD/DEAH box helicase yields MDAILGSNDEAAAALPRSIVLPEIEFVRKFRLGRQVCLLRESQSVDVVRITSELAYGRTRFPVWHLGTGDRITVVDRKLRSIPAGITGVLERTDEGHQWQWHSLVDDFEARVKADAGAVAAEIEAAWKDKFRFRMEEADSSGEVAPGNEGLRPPQIGALHAIGAHWSIFPNEVATVVMPTGTGKTETMLGTVVNYRRGPTLVVVPSRALRNQTFGKFRKLGLLRDLGLVDRAIPNPIVGVITKEPNCEEDFEMLRGCNVVIAVMASLGAPGVAPFRPGIAAIFASLFVDEAHHIPSDTWSEFRSHFTAHRIVQFTATPFRLDRKLVDGRVIFNYSLAAAQRDRYFKKITFLPVFELDQADADEAIAREAVRVLRTDLRAGLRHLLMARCRLIDRGAKIKAIYDRLAPEFDALVVHSDMEDSVIEAAIARMRAGESKIVICVNMLGEGFDLPELKIAALHDLHKSLPILLQFTGRFTRTSAVAIGDATVVANIADPKVSQRLEKLYTENADWNVLLSERSSEAAKEHAELVEFLRNSDTLVDDSGVDEIKISKNLLRPKFSTIVFRCTKFTPKSFQKGISSSVIVHNAWLNPSANLLFFVSRRQDAVRWAKGRVVEDREWHLFVLYHDAEAGLLHINSSDKASTHDELAKAVGADSRIQGETVFRSLGGINRLIFSNIGVRKHGRRNMSFAMYTGADVKEALTAVDTKDATKSNLDGRGWEYGSVVHPGCSAKGRVWSKAQGSIPHLVRWCRPVGRKLIDETIDASKIIDNVLIPVEVKDKFPEEQVLSVEWPPELLKTSDERIFVVKGDQEVATAFCEWSFDEENSTATKLAFRLISSSGELDEQVSLKLDASKGYRFEGAPGVSFKSGRLTMALTDYLYNYPLLVRYVSLKELEGDLLYEQSNPATIKLDDRSLESWKWPKDKVDITVESIWKKGVERPKSVQAYVAAHYRDEGFEVVFNDDDAGEAADLVCLKEEEESVRIVLTHCKFSGGATEGTRVKDVVEVTSQAVRSAIWRGNFDRLHRHLLARLKLKGSGAGSRSRFLTGSLTTLAAIAKSTRIKPIDFDIVIVQPGVSRSRMSEDQRLVLGAGLVFLKQTIGVDARVICSE; encoded by the coding sequence ATGGACGCGATACTAGGATCGAACGACGAAGCCGCTGCGGCACTTCCTCGCTCGATCGTTTTACCCGAAATCGAGTTCGTCAGAAAATTTCGTTTGGGGCGGCAAGTCTGTCTGCTGCGCGAAAGCCAGTCGGTCGATGTTGTCCGGATCACCTCTGAGCTTGCCTATGGCCGGACGCGCTTTCCCGTCTGGCATCTTGGAACGGGGGACCGCATCACGGTGGTCGACCGCAAGCTTCGCTCCATTCCGGCGGGCATCACCGGCGTCCTGGAGCGGACCGACGAGGGGCACCAATGGCAATGGCACTCACTGGTCGATGACTTCGAAGCCCGTGTCAAAGCCGATGCTGGCGCGGTTGCTGCCGAAATCGAGGCGGCATGGAAAGACAAGTTTCGCTTCCGCATGGAGGAAGCCGATTCATCAGGAGAAGTTGCTCCGGGCAACGAAGGACTGAGGCCGCCCCAGATCGGTGCGCTGCACGCGATCGGCGCCCATTGGAGCATCTTCCCCAACGAAGTCGCCACGGTGGTCATGCCGACGGGGACCGGCAAGACTGAGACGATGCTGGGCACCGTCGTGAACTATCGCCGAGGTCCAACCCTAGTCGTCGTGCCGTCCCGGGCGCTTCGCAACCAGACGTTCGGAAAGTTCAGGAAGCTGGGATTGTTGCGCGATCTCGGCCTCGTCGATAGGGCAATCCCGAACCCGATCGTGGGCGTCATCACCAAGGAACCGAACTGCGAAGAAGATTTCGAGATGCTTCGCGGCTGCAACGTCGTGATCGCGGTCATGGCATCGCTTGGCGCCCCGGGCGTGGCCCCGTTCCGTCCTGGCATCGCAGCTATTTTCGCGTCTCTGTTCGTGGACGAGGCCCACCACATTCCCTCGGATACCTGGAGCGAATTCCGATCTCATTTCACGGCACATCGGATCGTGCAGTTTACGGCCACTCCGTTCCGGCTGGATCGGAAGCTCGTCGATGGCCGTGTGATCTTCAACTACTCGCTGGCTGCGGCGCAGCGCGACCGATACTTCAAAAAAATCACATTTCTTCCGGTCTTCGAGCTCGACCAGGCGGATGCTGACGAGGCGATAGCGCGAGAGGCTGTCCGCGTTCTACGGACGGATTTGCGGGCAGGCCTGCGTCATTTGCTGATGGCCAGGTGCCGGCTCATCGACCGAGGCGCAAAGATCAAGGCGATTTACGATCGCTTGGCACCGGAATTCGACGCTCTCGTCGTCCATTCGGACATGGAGGATTCGGTCATCGAAGCCGCTATCGCCCGTATGCGCGCCGGCGAAAGCAAAATCGTCATCTGCGTCAACATGCTGGGCGAAGGGTTCGACCTGCCCGAATTGAAGATCGCCGCTCTGCACGATCTGCACAAAAGTCTGCCGATCCTGCTCCAGTTCACCGGGCGGTTTACGCGCACGTCGGCAGTCGCCATCGGGGACGCGACTGTCGTGGCCAATATCGCTGACCCCAAGGTCTCGCAGAGATTGGAGAAGCTCTATACCGAGAACGCCGATTGGAACGTCCTGCTCAGCGAGCGAAGTTCGGAAGCGGCCAAAGAACACGCTGAGCTGGTGGAGTTTCTGAGAAACTCCGACACGCTCGTCGACGACTCCGGCGTCGACGAGATCAAGATCTCGAAAAATCTGCTGCGCCCCAAGTTCAGCACTATCGTCTTCAGGTGTACGAAGTTCACCCCGAAGAGCTTCCAAAAAGGGATTTCCAGCTCGGTCATCGTGCACAACGCGTGGCTCAACCCGAGCGCTAATCTGCTGTTCTTTGTGTCGCGTAGACAGGACGCCGTCCGATGGGCGAAAGGTCGGGTCGTTGAAGACCGAGAATGGCATCTTTTCGTGCTCTATCACGATGCCGAGGCTGGGCTCCTGCACATCAACTCGTCCGACAAGGCGTCAACGCACGACGAACTGGCCAAAGCGGTCGGCGCGGACAGTCGGATCCAGGGCGAGACCGTCTTCCGGTCGCTCGGAGGCATCAATCGGCTGATCTTCAGCAACATCGGCGTCCGGAAACATGGTCGCCGCAACATGAGCTTCGCCATGTACACGGGCGCCGACGTGAAAGAAGCGTTGACGGCGGTGGATACCAAGGATGCGACCAAATCCAACCTCGACGGTCGGGGATGGGAGTACGGCTCGGTCGTTCACCCTGGGTGCTCCGCCAAAGGCCGCGTCTGGTCGAAGGCGCAGGGGTCGATTCCGCACTTGGTGCGCTGGTGCAGACCGGTGGGGCGGAAGCTGATCGACGAGACCATCGATGCCTCGAAGATCATCGATAACGTGCTCATTCCCGTCGAGGTCAAGGACAAGTTCCCCGAAGAACAGGTGCTCTCCGTCGAGTGGCCGCCCGAGTTGCTCAAGACCTCGGACGAACGCATCTTCGTCGTGAAGGGCGACCAAGAGGTCGCTACGGCCTTCTGCGAGTGGTCATTTGACGAGGAGAATTCGACGGCGACCAAGCTGGCCTTCAGGCTGATTTCGTCATCCGGCGAGCTCGACGAGCAAGTGTCCCTGAAATTGGACGCCAGCAAGGGATACCGGTTCGAAGGAGCCCCTGGGGTTAGTTTCAAGTCGGGGCGGCTGACCATGGCGCTGACCGACTATCTCTACAATTACCCACTGCTCGTCCGGTATGTGAGCCTAAAAGAATTGGAGGGCGATCTCCTATACGAACAGAGCAACCCAGCGACGATAAAGCTGGACGACCGCAGCCTCGAGTCGTGGAAATGGCCCAAGGACAAGGTTGATATCACGGTGGAGTCGATCTGGAAAAAAGGCGTCGAGAGGCCGAAATCGGTCCAGGCGTATGTGGCGGCCCACTATCGGGATGAAGGCTTCGAGGTAGTCTTCAACGACGACGATGCGGGTGAGGCCGCCGACCTGGTCTGCCTCAAGGAGGAAGAGGAAAGCGTCAGAATCGTGCTGACCCACTGTAAATTCTCCGGTGGAGCAACAGAAGGCACCCGCGTCAAAGACGTCGTCGAAGTGACCTCCCAGGCCGTCAGGAGTGCGATCTGGCGCGGCAACTTCGACCGGCTGCACAGGCATCTGCTGGCCCGCCTGAAGCTCAAGGGATCCGGCGCGGGAAGCCGCTCGCGGTTCCTGACGGGCAGCCTGACGACCTTGGCTGCGATCGCCAAATCAACCCGCATCAAGCCGATCGACTTCGATATCGTCATCGTGCAGCCGGGCGTAAGCCGCTCGCGCATGTCCGAGGACCAGCGCCTGGTCTTGGGAGCCGGGCTGGTGTTTCTGAAACAGACAATCGGGGTCGACGCGCGAGTCATTTGTAGCGAATAG
- a CDS encoding S1/P1 nuclease — MSRRAATLAFVLCLLLPQSAFAWGPDGHRLVGSIADQLLNPRAKQHVRTLLGVDLREAGPWLDCVKSVHRQTDGSLAYIVDSRYEPPCTPFANDRAAMVDYAGRNWIDCVYPEGASATANLGCHNTYHFDDVAVQRDRFDRNYAGTNDHDLVAAINAAIAVLLDRPAPPPFDIKNKKEALFMLAHLVGDLAQPLHVAAPYLGPDGSLVDPDVTHTIDPNTETAGGNWIHDGSQAFHHEWDDTPSDLGDTAPQTLVDAAKQVPADTDRIENWSAIWATDTVLVAKEAMADTSFAKTGPRKWTISFADRPAYLRKADGIKRQQLAKAGARLAEIVNKVWP; from the coding sequence ATGTCCAGACGGGCCGCTACGCTCGCCTTTGTGCTTTGCTTGCTGCTGCCGCAATCGGCGTTTGCGTGGGGACCCGACGGGCACAGACTCGTGGGCTCGATCGCCGATCAGTTGCTCAACCCGCGTGCCAAACAACACGTCAGAACGCTACTGGGTGTCGACCTGCGCGAAGCAGGACCTTGGCTGGACTGCGTGAAGAGCGTGCACCGGCAGACCGACGGCAGTCTGGCGTACATCGTGGACTCCCGATACGAGCCGCCCTGCACGCCCTTCGCGAACGATCGCGCGGCGATGGTCGACTACGCCGGCCGGAACTGGATCGACTGCGTCTATCCGGAAGGAGCAAGTGCCACCGCGAATTTGGGCTGCCATAACACCTACCACTTCGACGATGTCGCCGTGCAGCGAGATCGCTTCGACCGGAATTACGCCGGCACGAACGACCACGATCTGGTCGCTGCGATCAATGCCGCGATTGCCGTGCTGCTCGACAGACCGGCGCCGCCGCCGTTCGACATCAAGAACAAAAAGGAAGCTCTGTTCATGCTCGCCCATCTGGTCGGCGACTTGGCGCAGCCGCTGCATGTCGCGGCGCCCTATCTGGGTCCCGACGGAAGCCTCGTGGATCCGGACGTCACTCACACTATCGATCCGAACACCGAAACCGCCGGCGGCAACTGGATTCACGATGGAAGCCAGGCATTCCATCACGAGTGGGACGATACGCCCTCGGACCTGGGCGATACCGCACCGCAAACGTTGGTCGATGCCGCGAAGCAAGTGCCGGCCGATACCGATCGCATCGAAAACTGGTCCGCCATCTGGGCGACCGACACCGTCTTGGTGGCAAAGGAAGCCATGGCGGACACGTCTTTCGCGAAGACAGGCCCCAGGAAGTGGACGATCTCGTTCGCCGATCGCCCCGCCTATCTCCGAAAAGCGGACGGCATTAAGAGACAACAGCTCGCCAAGGCCGGTGCCCGCCTGGCGGAGATCGTGAACAAAGTCTGGCCGTAG
- a CDS encoding patatin-like phospholipase family protein, with product MSLDQFIDQPPGQPEEGIGLALSGGGYRAMVFHVGALIRLNEVALLRKIKRISSVSGGSITAGALGTSWKDLKFTDDVATNLDIFVERVRTMAGSTIDAGAIIGGILFPGSISDRVAKAYDKNLFHGAKLADLPDDSQPGNPCFVINATNIQTAALWRFSRNYMGDYRVGLVEKPDVSLAAAVAASSAFPPILSPSELDIEQPVVNTPGADLHREPFTKTAILSDGGVYDNLGLETISKRYQTLLVSDAGQKIAPEEDPHRDWARHSLRILDTVDNQVRSLRKRHLIDSYIRKDHSGTYWGIRTSFTDYGLKDDPLHCSTRNPIPLAEVPTRLESMPESLQNRLMNWGYAVCDAALRSHLDPALQAKLGVKIDPPKQFPFDGGY from the coding sequence ATGTCTCTGGACCAATTCATCGACCAACCTCCCGGCCAGCCGGAGGAGGGTATCGGCCTGGCACTGTCAGGCGGAGGATACCGCGCGATGGTCTTCCACGTCGGCGCGTTGATCCGCCTCAACGAGGTCGCGCTGCTGCGCAAGATCAAGCGGATATCGAGCGTCTCCGGCGGCTCGATCACCGCTGGCGCCCTTGGCACCAGTTGGAAGGACCTGAAGTTCACCGACGACGTTGCGACCAACCTCGACATCTTCGTCGAGCGGGTCAGAACGATGGCAGGGAGCACGATCGATGCCGGCGCCATTATCGGAGGAATCCTATTCCCGGGGTCGATCAGCGACCGCGTGGCCAAGGCATACGATAAGAATCTTTTCCATGGCGCCAAGCTCGCGGATCTTCCGGACGACTCACAGCCCGGGAATCCCTGCTTTGTGATCAACGCCACGAACATTCAAACGGCGGCACTTTGGCGCTTCTCGCGAAACTATATGGGCGACTACCGGGTCGGCCTGGTCGAGAAGCCCGATGTCTCGCTCGCGGCCGCCGTAGCGGCTTCGTCCGCGTTTCCCCCGATTCTCTCGCCCTCCGAACTCGACATCGAGCAGCCGGTCGTGAACACGCCCGGTGCCGACCTTCACAGAGAGCCCTTCACGAAGACCGCGATCCTGAGCGACGGCGGCGTGTACGACAATCTGGGTCTCGAGACGATCTCGAAGCGGTACCAGACCCTTCTGGTGAGCGACGCGGGTCAGAAGATCGCTCCGGAGGAGGATCCGCATCGCGATTGGGCCAGGCATTCCTTGAGGATTCTCGACACGGTCGACAATCAGGTGAGGAGCCTGCGCAAGCGCCACCTGATCGATTCCTATATCCGCAAGGATCACAGCGGCACCTACTGGGGTATCCGCACCTCCTTCACGGATTACGGACTGAAGGATGATCCGCTGCACTGCTCGACACGCAATCCGATCCCGCTTGCCGAAGTTCCCACGCGACTGGAATCCATGCCGGAGAGTCTGCAGAACCGTCTCATGAATTGGGGATACGCCGTTTGCGATGCCGCACTCCGGTCGCACCTCGATCCGGCGCTGCAGGCCAAGCTCGGCGTGAAGATCGACCCGCCAAAGCAATTCCCCTTCGACGGCGGCTATTGA